In the Micromonospora narathiwatensis genome, one interval contains:
- a CDS encoding lysophospholipid acyltransferase family protein, with translation MPELVYPPVIAAAKTMFRVLDLRLTIEGSQHVPRTGGAVLASNHVSYLDFIFCGYGAQESHRLVRFMAKESVFRHKVSGPLMRGMKHIPVNRAAGAGSYQTAVTALRSGEVVGVFPEATISRSFTVKELKSGAARMAQQAAVPLLPVAVWGTQRLWTKGRPRTLTRRHTPITILVGEPMDPAGYPDATTMTAELRSRLGALVDRAQRAYPEQPAGPDDTWWQPAHLGGTAPTPEEAAELDRPGRRARTA, from the coding sequence ATGCCGGAGCTCGTGTACCCGCCCGTGATCGCCGCCGCCAAGACGATGTTCCGGGTCCTCGACCTGCGCCTGACCATCGAGGGCAGTCAACATGTGCCGCGTACCGGGGGTGCGGTGCTGGCCAGCAACCACGTCAGCTACCTGGACTTCATCTTCTGTGGATACGGCGCGCAGGAGTCCCACCGGCTGGTCCGGTTCATGGCCAAGGAGTCCGTCTTCCGGCACAAGGTCTCCGGACCGCTCATGCGGGGCATGAAGCACATCCCGGTGAACCGGGCGGCCGGCGCCGGCTCGTACCAGACCGCGGTGACGGCGCTGCGGAGCGGCGAGGTGGTCGGCGTCTTCCCGGAGGCGACCATCAGCCGCTCCTTCACCGTCAAGGAACTCAAGAGCGGGGCCGCCCGGATGGCCCAGCAGGCGGCCGTGCCGCTGCTGCCGGTCGCCGTCTGGGGCACCCAGCGGCTCTGGACCAAGGGCCGACCGCGCACCCTCACCCGGCGGCACACCCCGATCACCATCCTGGTGGGCGAGCCGATGGACCCGGCCGGGTACCCGGACGCCACCACGATGACGGCCGAACTGCGCAGCCGGCTGGGCGCGCTGGTCGACCGGGCCCAGCGGGCGTACCCGGAGCAGCCCGCCGGCCCCGACGACACGTGGTGGCAGCCGGCCCACCTCGGCGGCACCGCCCCCACCCCGGAGGAGGCCGCCGAGCTGGACCGGCCGGGCCGCCGCGCCCGTACCGCCTGA